GCTGTGAAAGCACCGCCGGGCTGGCCAGCGGGAGCAATGCGATAGAACATAAAGTGTACAGCAAAAACAGGATTTGCGGTGAAGCCAGTTGACGCAACAATACCTTTTGCGCCACGCCGTATATCACCCAAACCGTTGCTGCCCCGACGCCCAAAATCACACCCAGGGTGTAATCCGTCAGACGGGTAAAAATCTCAATCAGGCTGGTATTAAAAAATAATATTAGCCCGAAGATTAACATACTGGCGCCAATGACCTGCGTAACACGCATCCTTTCTTTAAGGATGATCACGCTGGCCACCATCATACCGACAGGAGAAAGCTGACCGATTACCTGCGAGGCCGTCGGGCTGAGAAATTGCAGGGAAGAACTAAAAAGAACAAAGTTCCCCAGCAATCCGCAGGTGGCAATCAGGACTAAAACCAGCCAGCGTGGCCGGCTAAAAATCGCTTTCGGCGGCAATCTGCGTCTGGCAGCAAGAATACAACCCAACACAATGGCAGCCATAGAAAACCGATACCAGACTACCGTGAAGGGATCCATCACCACTAAAACCTGCTTCATGGCGATGGGCAAAGATCCCCAACTCATAGCAGTGATCAGCGCCAACATAATCCCAACCGGGGCCTGCGATTTCGTGTCCATATCCCGCCAGAATGGGCTAACCAGAATGTAAAAAGCCCCGCAACGAATTGCGGGGCTTACATCTATTTACTAAGACGCGAAAAACTTATTCAGCTTCGATGCTGATGTACTTACGGTTTTTCGGGCCTTTAACTTCGAACTTGACTTTACCGTCAGCCAAAGCAAACAGAGTGTGGTCCTTGCCGCAACCCACGTTGATACCAGCGTGGAATTTGGTGCCGCGCTGACGAACGATGATGCTGCCTGCCAGTACTGCTTCGCCGCCAAAGCGTTTTACGCCCAGACGTTTAGCTTCTGAATCGCGACCGTTACGTGTGGAGCCGCCAGCCTTTTTGTGTGCCATTGTTCCGCTCTCCTAATCTTAAGCGCTGATGCCGGTGATTTTAACGTCAGTGAACCACTGACGGTGGCCCTGCTGCTTACGATAGTGTTTACGACGACGAAACTTAACGATTTTGACCTTTTCGCCACGACCGTGAGCAACGACTTCAGCTTTAATTACACCGCCAGCAACTAAAGGCAGGCCGATGTTGATTTCTTCACCGTTTGCAATCATCAGAACCTGATCGAATTCGATAGCTTCGCCAGTTGCAACGTCCAGCTTCTCCAGACGAATAGTCTGGCCTTCGCTGACACGGTGTTGTTTACCACCACTTTGGAAAACCGCGTACATATAAAACTCCGCTTTCCGCGCACTCAACTTTGTATAGTCCAGAGGGCGCTATAAATATTCACAATAGGGCGCGAATTCTACGCAAAAAATCAGCATAAGACAAGAGCACAATGCCTACAAAAGAAGAAAAAAAGCGCAGTTCTTTCGATAGCATTTATCTACACTGTTTTTCAAGTACAATCCCCTTTACAGTTAGCGCCATGTGCCAATGTGAGCCAGATCTCATTGCGGTGAAGAGAACAACAGCCGAAAAAACACAATGAACCTAGAACAGATTATTGATCTTACCCAGGACGACATGGCTGCAGTCAACGCATCCATCCTTGAACAGTTGAATTCAGAGGTTTCTCTCATCAATCAACTGGGATATTACATCATCAGTGGCGGCGGCAAACGTATCCGCCCGATGATAGCAGTACTGGCAGCCAAAGCACTATCCTATGAGGGCGACAAACACGTAAAAGTCGCCGCTCTGATTGAGTTTATCCACACAGCCACGCTGTTGCATGACGACGTCGTTGATGAGTCTGATATGCGTCGAGGTAAAGCGACGGCTAATGCCGCATTTGGTAACGCAGCCAGCGTGCTTGTCGGTGATTTTATCTACACCCGGGCATTTCAAATGATGACTGATCTGGAATCGCTCCCTGTTCTTGCGCTGATGGCAAAAGCCGTGAATGTGATTGCAGAAGGTGAAGTTCAGCAATTGATCAACTGCAATGATCCGGACATCACTGAAGAAAGCTATATGCAGGTTATCTACAGCAAAACTGCGCGCCTGTTTGAAGCGGCATCTCAATCCTCTGCCATGCTGGCTGGCGGGAATGATGAGCAGATTAAAGCGTTGCAGGATTACGGCCGTTATCTCGGTACTGCATTTCAGCTGATTGACGATTTGCTCGATTATGATGCTGACGGTGAAACACTGGGCAAAAACACTGGTGATGATCTTGATGAAGGGAAACCGACGTTGCCGCTTCTGCATGCAATGAAGCACGGCAATGCTGAACAATCGGCCATGATTCGAAAAGCTATCGAAGAAGGAAACGGACGTCATTTACTGGAACCTGTTCTTGCCGCGATGCATCAATGGGGCTCACTGACGTATACCCGTCAGCGTGCTGAAGAAGAAGCCGATAAAGCCATTCAGGCACTGCAGGTTCTTCCTGAGTCTGAATATCGGGCCGCGCTCGAAGGTCTGGCTCATATGTCTGTAAAACGCGATTTCTGAACATACTCCGTCGTACCCGCAAGCAGGCGGGTACGACGGTCTTGTGCGATTAAGCCTCTCCCGGTTTGCGCAACCTGTTAAGCATTTCCGCCACACCTTCCCGCACGATAAAAGAAATCATCGTTTCCCGTTCCGGCTCCCTGAGTTGTTTATAACTTTCTATCCAAATCGCCAAAGGGTCCTGATGAGATGTATACACATATTCCGCTGAGTGTTCGTTCATGGCCAGACTCGCCACCGCACTGCCCGGTAAACTGTCGATGTGATATTCCACCGCCCGCCCCTGTACGCCTCGCCTGCGACGCTTTACCCAGCCTAATCTGCGGGCCATTCCATGCACACCCTGTGTGGATGTGGGAAGGCCTTCTTTTCCGGTCAATTCCTTTGCAGCAAACCACTCTTTTTTCATAACATTCCTTGTATTTCTTATATAAGAATAAGAAAGCTTGTTGTTATAGATTCATGACATGCAATTAATCATGATGTCCTTCCTGGCTGGTGAGCGTTTTTTTTAAAGATGGTATTAACACGTGTCATTTAGGAATACAGGTATTTAAAGAAAAGAAGATATTCAATTTTTCAGAATGCGTCTACTGCTGCTTTAAAAAGTTTCCATGAATTATATTCATCAAGAGTTGTTGAACCCAATAAAAAGGACTTTTTCAGAAAGTTATGAAAGCAATCTCTTTCAGAAACGCAATCACCACAATAAATATCATTAATAACATAACCTTACAGAAAAAATATTTCCCAGCCTGATACTAACCTCCCGCAATCAATCACTTTCCCCCTTAAGAATTTATTCATACATTACCAATACCAATGTAATTGCTAAAAATAACAACATTCCAATAACGCATCCTAATAAAATGTATTCAACAAATTCACTAAAAATCGAGACAAATCACAAAAAGCAAATTTAAATTACTTGTTTGTTTTAATGATAATAAGAATGTATTTTCGAAATAAGAGAATAGCTTATTATTCGGAAACATTGATGAGACTAACTAAAATTACAACAAGCACTCGAGGAATATATATTTTTGGCAATAGCCTCTTATAGCTTCTTATAATCTGTTTAACCCATAAGGAAAGATCATGACGGCAAATAATAAAGACTGGCACCAGGCGGATATCATTGCAGCGCTTCGTAAAAAAGGAACAACACTGGCTGCGGTTTCGCGTTCTGCAGGGCTGAGTTCCTCCACGCTTTCAAACGCATTATCAAGACCGTGGCCAAAGGGGGAATTGCTGATTGCCAGTGCGTTGGGTATTCATCCGTCGCTCATCTGGCCCAGCCGTTACTTTGATGCAAAAACATTAAAGATCATCGAACGTCGTTGCCGGCCGACTCCCGATACGCGCGTATAAAATCAAATATTCAGAAAAAAACCGCCAGATTTTTCTGGCGGCTCTTTGACTCAACGGCCTGCTTGTTGATGTCTGACTTAATGAGGACTTACTTATTAATGAACTGCTCGCCTAACTCGATATCTTTACGCAGGATATCTAACATTGAGTTCAGGGATTGCTGCTCAAAATGGCTGAGCTTGCCGATACTGATAAGCTCAGATACCCCTTCTTTACCCAGAAGAACAGGCTGCGCAAAGAAACGGGCATGCTCGCCTTTTCCTTCAACATAAGCACATTCAACCACATTGCTTTCACCTTGTAAGGCCCGGACCAGAGAAAGCCCGAAGCGTGCGGCGGCTTGTCCCATAGAAAGCGTGGCGGAACCGCCACCCGCTTTAGCTTCTACAACTTCCGTACCGGCGTTCTGAATACGCTTTGTCAGCGCTTCAACTTCGCTATCACTGAACGTGATTTCAGAAAGCTGAGATAACAGAGGAAGGATAGTCACCCCTGAGTGCCCGCCAATGACCGGCACTTCAACGTCTTCTGGCTGCTTACCTTTGAGTTCAGCAACGAAAGTGTTAGAGCGAATAGCATCGAGCGTTGTCACACCAAACAGTTTGTTTTTGTCGTATACACCTGCGTTTTTCAACACTTCAGCCGCAATCGCAACGGTCGTATTAACAGGATTGGTGATGATACCGATGCAGGCTTTCGGGCATGTACTGGCCACTTGCTGGATCAGATTGCGAACAATACCCGCATTCACGTTGAACAAATCAGACCGATCCATGCCGGGTTTACGGGCGACACCGGCAGAGATCAGGACGATGTCCGCGCCAACCAGAGCCGGCTTCGCATCTTCACCGCAAAAACCTTTGATTTTAACTGCGGTGGGGATATGACTGAGATCGACAGCGACACCCGGAGTAACCGGAGCGATATCATACAATGAGAGTTCGGAACCGGAAGGTAGCTGGGTCTTGAGCAGAAGCGCGAGGGCTTGACCGATACCGCCCGCAGCACCGAGAACTGCAACTTTCATCCTATACTCCTTTTTTATCATTAACTTATAAGTGTCGTGGAATTATTTTAGTGTGACCTTAATCACTTACGCTGTTAAAAACAATTGCTCACCTGCAGAGAAACTGAGGTTGGTCGTTTAGAAAGTAAAAAAAAACCTTTACGACGACCTTTTCCGGTCTTTTATGACTTTTTATCGGAAAGCGACATTATTAAAAGTAGCAGCACAAAACACACCAGGTTAATAAATGGTTAAATTCGCTCCAATGTTGAGAGCTGAATCGAGATCATCAGATTAAGGAAGGATTGAAGGCCTGATCTCGCCGTAATGCACAATTTTGGCATATCCATTACCTCTCCTTTTTATCCATAACGCCTGTGTTCCTTGCCGGATGCATAATTCGGGATCTGCATCTCTTGGTTCTGTTGCATAAAAATGCAATTATCTGCATAATCAACACAACTATGATACAGAGACCAGGGTGCAAAATGCGTAATCCTGCTAAACAGGAAGATTTAATCAAAGCCTTCAAAGCATTGTTGAAGGAAGAGAAATTCAGTTCTCAGGGGGAAATTGTTGCCGCACTTCAGGATGACGGTTTCGAAAATATCAATCAGTCAAAAGTCTCACGGATGCTGACCAAGTTTGGTGCTGTCAGAACCCGTAATGCGAAGATGGAAATGGTGTACTGCCTTCCTGCTGAGATTGGGGTGCCCACCACCACCAGCCCGCTGAAAAATCTGGTATTGGATATAGATCATAATGACGCGGTTGTCGTGATCCGCACCAGTCCGGGCGCGGCACAACTTATCGCGCGTTTACTTGACTCCCTGGGTAAATCAGAAGGGATCCTCGGCACGATTGCCGGCGATGACACCATCTTCACGACACCGGCCCGCAGCTTTAGCGTTAAGCAACTCCATGACGCGATACTCAGTCTGTTCGAGCAGGAACTGTAAATCCGCCTCATTTTGAACCTGCTGCAGCACCTTTTCTGTGCCAGAGGTCAGAAGAACACGCTTTCTGGCCTCCTCTTTACTACCTCCTTTCTGAATCACTGTTCCCTTTCAAGAGCATCTCGCAGTCATTCCTGTTAAATCCCTTAACAAGCACCACAACCACGTCACAGAAAGATCTCGACGATGTGATTCACTGCAAAAATAAGCACAAATAGCTACATTCACCCAATTTATTGATTTTACGAAAAATTAACACAAAAAGTCTATTTTTCACGCGTTTTTTATTCTTTTTAGTTATTAAAAATACACATAGGACACACATAGAAACCCAAATAACTATTAGCAAACTATTAATATTTACAGTTATTAGATGTATACTCATTTCCGTGGTGTGAAGCACCGGATATTGAAAACATAATAAAATCGACGAGGTCAAAATCATGAAAGTTAAAACTACAATCGCAACATTAAGCATTCTATCTGCCCTGTCATTTGGCGTTTTTGCAGCACAACCTGTAACACAGGAACAGGCTTCAAATCTGCAATCAACTGGTATGATCAGCGTGAGCGGCGTTGCCGGCGCACCTTCTGATATCCGTCAGGCATTGTCAGACAAAGCCGATGCCAAAGGCGCTAAAGCATTCCGTGTTATTGAAGTTCGTGAAGAAGGTAACTACCACGCGACCGCTGAAATTTACCAATAAGTTCGGGTAAACGTAGCGAAGGGGCCTGAATGAATCGGGCCCGCGCAATGCGCATCTGGACGGATTTGTCACTGCATCATCTGCGTTCCCGTAGGCTTTACGCACTCCTGAACCCGATATCACAGTTCTGATGAATCCAGACATCAATCGACGTTGCTCTCGAAATAATCTAACAACGTCAGTGAATTCAGGAAATTATCATGAAAATCATTACTACTATTGCCGCCCTTAGCCTGTTATCTGCTGTTTCTTTTGGTGCATCCGCCGCTCAGCTGGTGACTAATCAGCAGGCAGAAAATTTACAGCCTATGGGAACAATCAGCGTCAGCGGCGTCGATGGTGTTCCGACCGATATCCGCCAGCAACTGTCTGATAAAGCCGACAGTAAAGGCGCTAAATCTTTCCGCGTGATAGAAGCCCATAACGACGGCGCTTATCATGCAACCGCAGAAATCTATCAGTAAGATCCCTGAGTAAGTCCCTGATACAAAGCCACTGTTTGAGTATTTTGAATTAGCGTTACCGGGTTTCAACAGCCACTGTTCGAAGAAATACAGCGAAAATACACTGCGCTGTTGAGGCTGGAAGGAGAGCTGACACCGCCACTGCCTTGCTCTCCGGCTAACGATACCCTCGTCGTCCTGTCCGACGACACCCTTTGGCCCTCAATTTTTGAGGGCTTTTTTTTGCCTGAATGGCCTCAAAGAGTCATGTCCGTCGGTAAAAGGCAAAAAAAAAGCACAGCCGGAGCTGTGCCTGGTTCCATCAATTTACGGTTTTACAGCTCTTGCACAGCCTGCGCCTTGGCTGCCAGAGCCGCCAGCAGTTTGCCGTGAATGCCGCCGAAGCCGCCGTTGCTCATCACCAGAATATGGTCGCCCGGCTGGGAAGCCTTGATCACCATATCAACCAGCGAATCTACATCTGCGCTCCAGTGCGCTGGCTGAATACAATGTTCAGCCACTTCAGCCACCTGCCATGGAATATGCTGCGGTTGTAACAGGAAGACTTCGTCAGCACGACCCAGGGACGGTGCCAGTTCATTCTTACTCATCCCCATTTTCATGGTATTTGAACGAGGTTCGAGAACCGCAAGAATGCGCGCAGTCCCGCCAACTTTGCTGCGCAACGCAGAAAGCGTGGCCAGAATGGCTGTCGGATGGTGAGCGAAATCGTCGTACACGCTGACACCGTTTTCCACACCGCGAAGCTCCAGACGGCGGCGGGCATTGATAAATTCTCCGAGCGCTTTGCAGGCATCTTCCGGCTTAACGCCAACATGACGGGCAGCGGCGATCGCCATCAGTCCGTTATGCATGTTATGTTCGCCGACCAGATTCCAGTTAACCTGACCGACCACTTCGCCGTGCAGATAGACTTCGAAAGTGCTGGCGTCCGGCGTCAGTTTTTTCGCATCCCATGCACAATTTTCAGCTTCACCGGCAAATTCCTGCTCACTCCAGCATCCCATCGCCATGACCTGTTTCAGTGGTGTGTCGTGCTCTGGCAAAATAATTTTGCCTTTGCCCGGCACCAGACGCACCAGATGGTGGAACTGTTTCTGAATGGCCTTGAGATCGTCGAAGATATCAGCGTGATCGAACTCGAGGTTATTGAGCACCAGTGTACGCGGGCTGTAATGAACGAACTTGGATCGTTTATCAAAGAACGCGCAGTCGTATTCGTCGGCTTCAAGCACCATAAACGGACTGTTGCCAAGACGTGCAGAGACCTCGAAATTGCCCGGCACGCCGCCAATGACATAACCCGGCTCATAGCCGCAGGCCTCGAGGATCCACGTGACCATTCCCGCCGTCGTCGTTTTGCCGTGCGTACCCGCCACCGCAATAACCCAGCGTCCCGGAAGAACGTGATCGTGCAGCCATTGTGGCCCTGAAACATAAGGGATCCCCTGCTCCAGTACGGCCTCGACGCAAGGATTACCGCGCGTCATCGCGTTGCCGATAATCACCAGATCAGGGTGCGGATCGAGCTGTGCAGGATCGTAGCCCTGGATCAGGTTGATCCCCTGATTTTCCAGAAGCGTACTCATCGGTGGATAAACGTTGTCGTCCGAACCGGTGACCTGATGCCCCTGAGCACGAGCCAGCATCGCCAGCCCGCCCATAAACGTGCCGCAAATCCCAAGAATATGAATGCGCATATATTTTCCATTGATGCCTTTAAGTCAGCCGCTATTCTACCGCTCAGATTCCTCCAGAAGAAATGGATTTGCCTATGATTCGTCCATATATTTGGGCTAAACTGCCTCCGCTCTTGTGAAATTTTTATTAACGTACCGTTATCTATCCTCGATTCAGGGAAAGTGTCATGAAAACGTTAGGCGAATTTATTGTTGAAAAGCAGCAGGATTTTCCACATGCAACCGGTGAACTGACAGCGTTGCTTTCAGCGATAAAACTCGGCGCCAAAATCATTCACCGCGACATCAACAAAGCGGGTTTGGTTGATATTCTGGGCACCAGTGGTGCTGAGAATGTGCAGGGTGAAGTGCAGATGAAACTCGATCTGTACGCAAATGAAAAACTAAAAGCAGCCATGAAGGCGCGCGGTGAAATTGCCGGTATCGCGTCTGAAGAAGAAGATGAAATCGTCATTTTCGAGGGCGAACGCGCTGAAAATGCAAAATACGTCATTTTGATGGATCCGCTGGATGGTTCCTCCAACATCGACGTAAACGTCTCCGTCGGCACGATCTTCTCCATTTACCGTCGTACCACCCCGTTGGGCCAGCCGGTTACTGAAGCTGATTTCCTGCAACCGGGGAATCGTCAGGTTGCCGCAGGTTACGTCGTGTATGGTTCTTCAACCATGCTGGTGTACACCACTGGTGCTGGCGTTCATGCCTTTACTTACGATCCTTCTCTCGGTGTGTTCTGCCTTTCTCACGAAAAAGTCTGTTTCCCTAAAAAGGGCAACATGTACTCGATCAACGAAGGTAATTACATCAAGTTCCCTCTTGGCGTTAAAAAATACATCAAGTATTGCCAGGAGCAGGATGAAGCCACACAACGCCCTTACACTTCACGTTATATCGGCTCGCTGGTCGCAGACTTCCATCGTAACCTGCTGAAAGGCGGCATTTATATTTACCCAAGCACTGCCAGTCATCCGAACGGAAAACTGCGTTTGCTGTATGAATGCAACCCGATGGCTTTCCTTGCGGAGCAGGCCGGTGGTAAAGCCAGTGACGGTAAAAATCGTATTCTGGATATCGTTCCGCAAAAACTGCATGAACGTGCGCCGTTCTTTGTCGGTAACAGTTCAATGGTCGAAGATGCAGAACGCTTTATCGCGCAGTTCCCGGATGAATAATCAAACTTGCCTCAATAAAATCATCAAAGAATGAACGTGATACCTCTGTAACTTAGCAATACTCCAGAACGTAAAAAGGTGGCTTTTCAGCCACCTTTTCTTTATTCAGCCCGACGTTCAGAAATCAGAACTGACCTGCCCGGTTCAGCTTAAACACCGCCATGCTTTCAGCCAGCAACTGCGCCTGTTCTTCCAGAGAACGCGTGGCCGCTGTCGCCTGCTCTACCAGTGCCGCATTCTGCTGCGCCACCTGATCCATTTGGGTAATCGCCACGTTCACCTGTTCGATGCCATGAGTCTGCTCGGTGGTTGCGATAGATATTTCGCGCATCAGACTGGTCACGCGCGTCACTTCGCTGGAAATTTCCAGCATCGTATCGGCGGCTGATTTCACCATATCCGAACCCTCAGAAACGCGGCTTTCAGAGTCAACAATCAGCTCTTTGATTTCTTTAGCAGATTGCGCACTGCGTTGCGCCAGGCTACGCACTTCACCGGCTACCACGGCAAAACCACGCCCCTGTTCGCCCGCTCGCGCCGCTTCGACCGCGGCATTCAGCGCCAGAATATTGGTCTGGAATGCGATGCCGTCGATAACAGTAATAATGTCGCCAATGCGTTTCGAGCTGTCGGTAATGCCCTGCATTTTATCCATGACCTGATGCACGACTTCGCTGCCCTTACCGGCAATAACCGAAACGCTCTGCGCCAGCTGATTCGCCTGTTCGGAGTTCGCGGCATTCATACGCACGGTAGATGTCAGCTGTTCCATACTTGCTGCGGTTTCTTCCAGTGACGCAGCGGATTCTTCCGTGCGCTGCGCCAGATGCACGTTACCGGCAGCCAGTTCGCGGGAACCGACATCAATCTGATTTCCGGCATCGCGCACGCGACCGACCGACTCAACCAGAGAGTCCTGCATTTGTTTCATCGCTTTCAGCAAACGCCCCATCTCATTATTGCGGGAATCATCAATCTCATGAGTCAGGTCGCCTTTGGCGATAAATTCCAGCTGAGCGATAGAGAAATTCAGCGGATGCATGATGATTTTCTGCAAGGCAAACCACGCCAGCACCGCGATCGTTAGCGCAATGACGAAAGCCGCAACGATCACCGTCAGCTGGATACGTGCATTGGCGCGAGCCTGTTCGATGCGCTTGCTGGTGTTATCGACCGCATAAGCACGAAAATCTGCCAGCGCTTTGTCGTAAGCATTGCTGTAAGGCGTGATTTTATTTTCCAGCACATCGTAATAACCGTCTGCGCTTTGCGCCTGAAGCGCGGCCAGAATCGGGACTAAACCGTTAGCTTTATACGCGTCGTAGGTTTTCTTCACGGCGTCGGATAAATCTCTGCCCTGCTGAGTTTCATCCTGAATGCTGACAAATTTTGCCAGATCGGTATCAGCCTGTTTGATATAACCGGCAATGCGATCGGCAGTCATTTTGGCATCATCCATCATGCCGATTTCCAGCTGGCGTACAGCCACACCGCTGGCAACGCGCGTGCGCAGTGAGAAACTGTAGCTGTCGGCCAGTGAACCAAGTTCATCACCCTGAAGCTGATTAATCTTTTGCAGGGAAGTCGCACTCTGCCTGATAGCATTGGCACCCAGCACGCTAACCAGCAGTAAAATCAACGTCATAAATACCAGCAAACCGATCAGACCGGCTTTTACGCTCAACTTATTCAACATACGATGTTATCCAGCCATTCAGGTGAAAAGAGATACTTCCGGTGAGGTAGGGATCAGGTGATTCCTGATTTTTTGTTTGAATATTGTTATCGGCAACGGACTGAATTTCTTGATAAGAAAAGTAAAAACAGGCAGTTACACGGTAAAGCGTCGGATGAGTAAATTTTACTGCCACCGCTGAGGATTTTGACGACCTTCAGCAGCAGGTCGTGCCGGAAAAAGCGCTAAGAGGTTCTGACGAAAAGGGCGGGAAATCGCGGGAGAGTTGGCTATAA
The Rahnella variigena genome window above contains:
- a CDS encoding DMT family transporter, with product MDTKSQAPVGIMLALITAMSWGSLPIAMKQVLVVMDPFTVVWYRFSMAAIVLGCILAARRRLPPKAIFSRPRWLVLVLIATCGLLGNFVLFSSSLQFLSPTASQVIGQLSPVGMMVASVIILKERMRVTQVIGASMLIFGLILFFNTSLIEIFTRLTDYTLGVILGVGAATVWVIYGVAQKVLLRQLASPQILFLLYTLCSIALLPLASPAVLSQLSGWQFACLLFCGANTLVGYGALAEAMARWQAAQVSALVTLTPLFTLLFSDLLALAWPDFFAAPVLNFIGYLGAFVVVAGAMFSAIGHRWWPRRTEQNLVAKL
- the rpmA gene encoding 50S ribosomal protein L27, giving the protein MAHKKAGGSTRNGRDSEAKRLGVKRFGGEAVLAGSIIVRQRGTKFHAGINVGCGKDHTLFALADGKVKFEVKGPKNRKYISIEAE
- the rplU gene encoding 50S ribosomal protein L21, with the protein product MYAVFQSGGKQHRVSEGQTIRLEKLDVATGEAIEFDQVLMIANGEEINIGLPLVAGGVIKAEVVAHGRGEKVKIVKFRRRKHYRKQQGHRQWFTDVKITGISA
- the ispB gene encoding octaprenyl diphosphate synthase, coding for MNLEQIIDLTQDDMAAVNASILEQLNSEVSLINQLGYYIISGGGKRIRPMIAVLAAKALSYEGDKHVKVAALIEFIHTATLLHDDVVDESDMRRGKATANAAFGNAASVLVGDFIYTRAFQMMTDLESLPVLALMAKAVNVIAEGEVQQLINCNDPDITEESYMQVIYSKTARLFEAASQSSAMLAGGNDEQIKALQDYGRYLGTAFQLIDDLLDYDADGETLGKNTGDDLDEGKPTLPLLHAMKHGNAEQSAMIRKAIEEGNGRHLLEPVLAAMHQWGSLTYTRQRAEEEADKAIQALQVLPESEYRAALEGLAHMSVKRDF
- a CDS encoding DNA-binding protein yields the protein MKKEWFAAKELTGKEGLPTSTQGVHGMARRLGWVKRRRRGVQGRAVEYHIDSLPGSAVASLAMNEHSAEYVYTSHQDPLAIWIESYKQLREPERETMISFIVREGVAEMLNRLRKPGEA
- a CDS encoding helix-turn-helix domain-containing protein translates to MTANNKDWHQADIIAALRKKGTTLAAVSRSAGLSSSTLSNALSRPWPKGELLIASALGIHPSLIWPSRYFDAKTLKIIERRCRPTPDTRV
- the mdh gene encoding malate dehydrogenase yields the protein MKVAVLGAAGGIGQALALLLKTQLPSGSELSLYDIAPVTPGVAVDLSHIPTAVKIKGFCGEDAKPALVGADIVLISAGVARKPGMDRSDLFNVNAGIVRNLIQQVASTCPKACIGIITNPVNTTVAIAAEVLKNAGVYDKNKLFGVTTLDAIRSNTFVAELKGKQPEDVEVPVIGGHSGVTILPLLSQLSEITFSDSEVEALTKRIQNAGTEVVEAKAGGGSATLSMGQAAARFGLSLVRALQGESNVVECAYVEGKGEHARFFAQPVLLGKEGVSELISIGKLSHFEQQSLNSMLDILRKDIELGEQFINK
- the argR gene encoding transcriptional regulator ArgR, giving the protein MRNPAKQEDLIKAFKALLKEEKFSSQGEIVAALQDDGFENINQSKVSRMLTKFGAVRTRNAKMEMVYCLPAEIGVPTTTSPLKNLVLDIDHNDAVVVIRTSPGAAQLIARLLDSLGKSEGILGTIAGDDTIFTTPARSFSVKQLHDAILSLFEQEL
- the yhcN gene encoding peroxide/acid stress response protein YhcN; protein product: MKVKTTIATLSILSALSFGVFAAQPVTQEQASNLQSTGMISVSGVAGAPSDIRQALSDKADAKGAKAFRVIEVREEGNYHATAEIYQ
- the yhcN gene encoding peroxide/acid stress response protein YhcN; translated protein: MKIITTIAALSLLSAVSFGASAAQLVTNQQAENLQPMGTISVSGVDGVPTDIRQQLSDKADSKGAKSFRVIEAHNDGAYHATAEIYQ
- the mpl gene encoding UDP-N-acetylmuramate:L-alanyl-gamma-D-glutamyl-meso-diaminopimelate ligase codes for the protein MRIHILGICGTFMGGLAMLARAQGHQVTGSDDNVYPPMSTLLENQGINLIQGYDPAQLDPHPDLVIIGNAMTRGNPCVEAVLEQGIPYVSGPQWLHDHVLPGRWVIAVAGTHGKTTTAGMVTWILEACGYEPGYVIGGVPGNFEVSARLGNSPFMVLEADEYDCAFFDKRSKFVHYSPRTLVLNNLEFDHADIFDDLKAIQKQFHHLVRLVPGKGKIILPEHDTPLKQVMAMGCWSEQEFAGEAENCAWDAKKLTPDASTFEVYLHGEVVGQVNWNLVGEHNMHNGLMAIAAARHVGVKPEDACKALGEFINARRRLELRGVENGVSVYDDFAHHPTAILATLSALRSKVGGTARILAVLEPRSNTMKMGMSKNELAPSLGRADEVFLLQPQHIPWQVAEVAEHCIQPAHWSADVDSLVDMVIKASQPGDHILVMSNGGFGGIHGKLLAALAAKAQAVQEL
- the fbp gene encoding class 1 fructose-bisphosphatase, which produces MKTLGEFIVEKQQDFPHATGELTALLSAIKLGAKIIHRDINKAGLVDILGTSGAENVQGEVQMKLDLYANEKLKAAMKARGEIAGIASEEEDEIVIFEGERAENAKYVILMDPLDGSSNIDVNVSVGTIFSIYRRTTPLGQPVTEADFLQPGNRQVAAGYVVYGSSTMLVYTTGAGVHAFTYDPSLGVFCLSHEKVCFPKKGNMYSINEGNYIKFPLGVKKYIKYCQEQDEATQRPYTSRYIGSLVADFHRNLLKGGIYIYPSTASHPNGKLRLLYECNPMAFLAEQAGGKASDGKNRILDIVPQKLHERAPFFVGNSSMVEDAERFIAQFPDE
- a CDS encoding methyl-accepting chemotaxis protein; amino-acid sequence: MLNKLSVKAGLIGLLVFMTLILLLVSVLGANAIRQSATSLQKINQLQGDELGSLADSYSFSLRTRVASGVAVRQLEIGMMDDAKMTADRIAGYIKQADTDLAKFVSIQDETQQGRDLSDAVKKTYDAYKANGLVPILAALQAQSADGYYDVLENKITPYSNAYDKALADFRAYAVDNTSKRIEQARANARIQLTVIVAAFVIALTIAVLAWFALQKIIMHPLNFSIAQLEFIAKGDLTHEIDDSRNNEMGRLLKAMKQMQDSLVESVGRVRDAGNQIDVGSRELAAGNVHLAQRTEESAASLEETAASMEQLTSTVRMNAANSEQANQLAQSVSVIAGKGSEVVHQVMDKMQGITDSSKRIGDIITVIDGIAFQTNILALNAAVEAARAGEQGRGFAVVAGEVRSLAQRSAQSAKEIKELIVDSESRVSEGSDMVKSAADTMLEISSEVTRVTSLMREISIATTEQTHGIEQVNVAITQMDQVAQQNAALVEQATAATRSLEEQAQLLAESMAVFKLNRAGQF